Proteins found in one candidate division WOR-3 bacterium genomic segment:
- a CDS encoding lysophospholipid acyltransferase family protein, translated as MIGSLLRSFLWFSGPFLTTLLIYLFGLSWRIEFKGLSILKKYNFKVLYVFWHENMLPPLFTHRKRKVGVIVSPSLDGEFMSRILRLLGFKVFRGDTEKGGSKALIGLIKYGREGNEIAITPDGPKGPRRKVKKGVFLLARETSLPIIAVRVSSGRCFRFSSWDKFMLPYPFSKIKIELREILNQPKEETLEKYLS; from the coding sequence ATGATAGGATCGCTTCTAAGATCATTTCTATGGTTTAGTGGACCGTTTTTAACAACTCTTTTAATTTATCTTTTTGGGCTTAGTTGGAGGATAGAATTTAAAGGCCTTTCTATTTTAAAGAAATATAATTTTAAGGTTTTGTATGTTTTCTGGCATGAGAATATGCTACCTCCTCTTTTTACTCATCGAAAAAGAAAAGTTGGTGTGATTGTTAGTCCAAGCTTAGATGGAGAATTTATGAGTAGAATTTTGAGACTTTTAGGATTTAAGGTTTTTCGTGGGGATACGGAAAAAGGAGGTAGTAAAGCTCTTATTGGTCTTATTAAATATGGAAGAGAGGGAAATGAAATTGCAATAACTCCTGATGGACCTAAAGGTCCAAGAAGAAAGGTAAAAAAGGGTGTTTTCCTCTTGGCAAGAGAAACAAGTCTTCCAATTATAGCTGTAAGAGTTTCTTCTGGAAGATGTTTCCGTTTCTCTTCTTGGGACAAATTTATGCTTCCCTATCCTTTTTCAAAAATTAAAATAGAACTGAGAGAGATACTTAACCAACCTAAAGAAGAAACTTTAGAGAAATATCTTTCTTAA
- a CDS encoding glycosyltransferase family 4 protein yields MEIFLIDPRNTTKPYNFCLLSSLREKKFPFKFFGFIPNFWKDKLLIKENNLFLPISRGIFENKHLQLFIANFTQTLEMFQGYLRLKGLLKEDTILHFLWFTSPGIEHYIIPHLKRVKMIHTVHNLLPHRDYPRDLYLFKALYSQMDEIIVHDKKTEKNFYKIFDLSLPITVIPHGNVERFYETFDSTTASESEEFYFKKIGLLKRPIFLFMGPIKKYKGFENLIGSLNILNRKKLSYSVVVKDWIKEKMENLYSLNVSLHYSKLGLVYRNVDAVILPHTKISQSITLFEAGYFGKPVIVSNSGGLEEVVRDGKDGFVFNGSKYEDLADKIEKLIQAGPKELKVMGENFKEHLIKNYSWDKISEKLIKIYERILNC; encoded by the coding sequence ATGGAAATTTTTCTTATAGATCCAAGAAATACCACAAAACCTTACAATTTCTGTTTGCTTTCTTCTCTAAGAGAGAAAAAATTCCCTTTTAAATTTTTTGGATTTATACCTAATTTTTGGAAAGATAAGTTGCTAATAAAAGAAAACAATTTATTTCTGCCTATAAGTAGAGGTATATTTGAAAATAAACATCTTCAGTTATTTATAGCTAACTTCACTCAGACTTTAGAAATGTTTCAAGGTTATCTTCGGCTAAAAGGGCTCCTAAAAGAAGATACAATTTTACATTTTTTATGGTTTACAAGTCCAGGAATTGAACATTATATAATTCCTCATCTAAAGAGAGTGAAGATGATTCATACTGTTCATAACCTTCTTCCTCATAGGGATTATCCTCGGGATCTTTATCTTTTTAAAGCCTTATATTCCCAAATGGATGAAATTATAGTTCATGACAAGAAAACAGAGAAAAATTTTTATAAAATTTTTGATTTGTCTCTCCCTATCACTGTTATTCCACACGGAAATGTAGAGAGATTTTATGAGACCTTTGATTCCACTACAGCCTCAGAATCGGAAGAGTTTTATTTTAAAAAAATAGGTCTTTTAAAAAGGCCGATTTTTCTATTTATGGGACCAATTAAAAAATATAAGGGTTTTGAGAATCTTATTGGTTCTTTAAATATCTTAAATAGAAAGAAACTTTCTTATAGTGTAGTGGTTAAAGACTGGATTAAAGAGAAGATGGAAAATCTTTATTCTTTGAATGTTTCTCTTCATTATTCTAAGTTGGGGCTTGTTTATAGAAATGTCGACGCTGTAATTCTTCCTCATACGAAAATTTCTCAAAGCATTACTTTGTTTGAAGCCGGATATTTTGGAAAGCCTGTTATTGTATCTAATTCTGGAGGTTTGGAGGAAGTTGTAAGAGATGGAAAAGATGGATTTGTTTTTAATGGGAGTAAGTATGAAGACCTAGCAGATAAAATCGAAAAATTAATCCAAGCCGGTCCAAAAGAGCTAAAAGTAATGGGAGAAAATTTTAAAGAGCATCTAATAAAGAATTATTCTTGGGATAAAATTAGCGAGAAGTTAATTAAGATATACGAGAGAATTTTGAATTGTTAA